In Carya illinoinensis cultivar Pawnee chromosome 16, C.illinoinensisPawnee_v1, whole genome shotgun sequence, a single window of DNA contains:
- the LOC122299046 gene encoding zinc finger CCCH domain-containing protein 13-like isoform X2 — protein sequence MSGAPKRSHEESGHSSSSKYPHEDSGAYPKMSAAVSSDYHPPYEIVQESRVPKLPRTESRDADRRSPLHSMYRIPSSSNDSHVDHSESKMELKDSKDCRDLRFENRDTKMETRELYGEGRRESQNVKSEKDVRPESRGDDNKEMRYDRESFNDPKGDVKTEKDVYGAASSHLNWKESKEHHRVKKYLDAPSGGINIWHVPRVNSQSPSEVGKEGSTIEERDYGESHEAVGENKVGSKGEEKLKDKDRKRKDVKHRDWGERDRERTDRRSGPPVANSGGECKDSTKEERDVERWERERKDFSKDRERLKEREKDHTRREPWNGVDKEISHNEKELGDGSLRIPEQENLASEQKKQKDFDSWKDVDREARDRRKESNDIEGDITERRTRCDDKESDDGCADGEGASEREREVYNYGVQRKRMQRSRGSPQVASREHRFRSRAQENEGSQGKVEVSSVVYKVGECMQELIKLWKEHKASEAENNGESSLHGPTLEIRIPAEHVTATNRQVRGGQLWGTEIYTDDSDLVAVLMHTGYCRPTASPPPPAILELRATIRVLPPQDCYISTLRNNVRSRAWGAAIGCSYRVERCCIVKKGGGTIDLEPCLTHTSTVEPTLAPVAVERTMTTRAAASNALRQQRYVREVTIQYNLCNEPWIKYSISIVADKGLKKPLYTSARLKKGEVLYLETHSRRYSL from the exons ATGAGCGGTGCTCCTAAAAGATCTCATGAAGAGAGTGGTCATTCCTCATCGTCAAAATACCCACATGAGGATTCTGGTGCATACCCCAAGATGTCAGCTGCTGTTTCAAGCGACTACCATCCCCCTTACGAGATAGTTCAAGAAAGTCGGGTGCCAAAGCTTCCCCGGACTGAATCTCGCGATGCAGATAGAAGATCTCCTCTTCATTCAATGTATAGGATTCCATCTTCTTCGAATGATTCACATGTCGATCATTCTGAAAGCAAGATGGAATTGAAGGATTCCAAGGATTGTAGAGATCTTCGGTTTGAGAACCGAGATACAAAGATGGAGACAAGGGAGTTGTATGGTGAGGGGAGGAGGGAATCTCAAAATGTGAAGAGTGAAAAGGATGTAAGACCTGAGAGTAGAGGAGATGATAATAAGGAAATGAGATATGATAGGGAAAGTTTTAATGATCCAAAAGGTGATGTGAAGACGGAAAAGGATGTTTATGGCGCAGCAAGTAGTCACTTGAATTGGAAAGAATCAAAAGAACACCATAGGGTAAAAAAATATCTGGATGCCCCAAGTGGAGGTATAAATATCTGGCATGTTCCACGTGTTAATTCACAAAGCCCCAGCGAGGTTGGAAAGGAAGGCTCAACAATTGAGGAGAGGGATTATGGGGAATCTCATGAGGCTGTCGGAGAAAACAAAGTTGGTTCAAAGGGTGAAGAGAAATTGAAAGATAAGGATAGAAAGAGGAAAGATGTGAAGCATAGGGATTGGGGAGAAAGGGATAGGGAAAGAACTGATCGTAGGAGTGGTCCTCCAGTAGCTAATAGTGGTGGTGAGTGCAAAGATTCAAcgaaagaagaaagagatgtAGAGaggtgggagagagagagaaaagattttTCCAAAGACAGGGAAAGActgaaagagagggaaaaggaTCATACCCGGAGGGAGCCATGGAATGGAGTAGATAAAGAGATTTCTCACAATGAGAAGGAATTAGGGGATGGGTCTTTAAGAATTCCGGAGCAGGAAAATCTAGCATCAGAGCAGAAGAAACAGAAAGATTTTGATAGCTGGAAAGATGTTGATAGGGAAGCAAGAGACAGGAGGAAAGAAAGCAATGATATTGAAGGAGATATAACTGAAAGGCGCACTAGGTGCGATGACAAAGAATCGGACGATGGATGTGCAGATGGTGAAGGGGCTTCTGAAAGGGAAAGGGAAGTTTATAATTATGGAGTTCAAAGGAAGAGGATGCAGCGGTCAAGGGGTAGCCCTCAAGTGGCTAGCCGTGAGCACCGTTTTAGGTCTCGTGCTCAAGAAAATGAAGG aTCTCAAG GTAAAGTTGAAGTTTCTTCTGTTGTTTATAAAGTTGGTGAATGTATGCAAGAACTGATAAAGTTGTGGAAGGAACACAAAGCATCAGAAGCTGAAAATAATGGGGAAAGCTCATTACATGGTCCAACTCTTGAAATTCGAATTCCTGCTGAGCATGTTACAGCTACAAATCGCCAA GTCAGAGGTGGCCAGCTCTGGGGGACAGAGATATACACTGATGACTCGGATCTTGTTGCTG TTCTCATGCATACCGGTTACTGCCGCCCTACAGCTTCTCCTCCTCCACCTGCTATCCTAGAGTTGCGTGCTACTATTCGAGTGCTACCTCCACAAGATT GTTACATATCCACTTTGAGAAATAATGTTCGTTCTCGAGCTTGGGGTGCTGCAATTGGTTGTAGTTACCGTGTTGAGCGATGCTGCATCGTGAAG AAAGGTGGTGGAACCATTGATCTTGAACCTTGTCTTACACATACATCAACAGTGGAGCCTACCCTTGCTCCTGTGGCCGTCGAACGGACAATGACTACCAGGGCTGCCGCTTCG AATGCATTGCGGCAAC
- the LOC122299397 gene encoding glutamine--fructose-6-phosphate aminotransferase [isomerizing] 2, whose amino-acid sequence MCGIFAYLNYNVNKERRYILQVLFNGLRRLEYRGYDSAGVSIDSSSSDNSSSSSSQNYIFSPPPLVFRREGNIESLVKSVYQEVSETDLNLEESFSIHAGIAHTRWATHGEPAPRNSHPQSSGDGNEFLVVHNGVITNYEVLKETLVRHGFTFESETDTEVIPKLAKFVFDKANEEDDQTVTFSQVVLEVMRHLEGAYALIFKSRHYPNELIACKRGSPLLLGVKELMEGGSNGSAFHDEKFLSKNDFPKELFLSSDANALVEHTKKVLVIEDGEVVHLKDGGVSILKFDNDKGKHGRSLSRPASVQRALSVLEMEVEQINKGNYEHYMQKEIHEQPESLKTTMRGRLIRGGSCKAKTVLLGGLKDHLKTIRRSRRIVFIGCGTSYNAALAARPILEELSGVPVTMEIASDLLDRQGPIYREDTAVFVSQSGETADTLLALEYALENGALCVGITNTVGSAIARHTHCGIHINAGCEIGVASTKAYTSQIVVMAMLALAIGGDTISNQARREAVIDGLFDLPNNVREVLKLDQEMKDLAKLLVAEQSLLVFGRGYNYATALEGALKVKEVALMHSEGILAGEMKHGPLALVDENLPIVVIATRDACFSKQQSVIQQLHARKGRLIVMCSKGDANAVCLGGSCRIIEVPQVEDCLQPVVNIIPLQLLAYHLTVLRGFNVDQPRNLAKSVTTQ is encoded by the exons ATGTGTGGGATATTTGCGTATTTGAATTACAACGTGAACAAGGAGAGGCGCTATATTCTGCAGGTACTCTTCAACGGTCTCAGGCGTTTGGAGTACAGAGGCTACGATTCCGCCGGCGTCTCCATCGACTCGTCCTCCTCCGACAATTCCTCATCATCATCGTCCCAAAATTATATCTTCTCTCCTCCTCCCCTCGTCTTTCGCCGCGAGGGAAACATCGAGTCGCTCGTCAAATCCGTCTACCAAG AGGTTTCTGAAACGGATTTAAATTTGGAGGaatctttttccattcatgctGGCATAGCACACACCCGGTGGGCAACTCATGGAGAGCCTGCTCCACGTAATAGTCATCCTCAGAGCTCTGGTGATGGAAACGAGTTCTTGGTCGTTCATAATGGAGTTATTACTAACTATGAG GTCTTAAAGGAGACACTAGTCCGACATGGGTTCACCTTTGAATCTGAAACAGATACAGAAGTCATTCCAAAGCTTGCCAAATTCGTTTTTGACAAAGCAAATGAAGAAG ATGACCAGACTGTTACATTTAGTCAAGTGGTGCTTGAAGTTATGAGGCATCTTGAAGGAGCCTATGCACTTATTTTCAAAAGTCGGCATTATCCAAATGAATTGATTGCTTGCAAACGCGGCAGCCCATTGCTCCTAGGCGTCAAG GAATTAATGGAAGGCGGGAGCAATGGATCAGCATTTCATGATGAAAAATTCCTGTCAAAGAATGATTTCCCCAAAGAACTTTTCTTATCCAGTGATGCCAATGCTCTAGTTGAACACACAAAGAAAGTTTTGGTAATTGAGGATGGTGAAGTTGTTCATCTCAAG GATGGAGGAGTATCAATACTCAAGTTCGATAATGACAAGGGAAAACATGGCCGTTCCCTTTCTAGGCCTGCTTCAGTTCAACGTGCATTATCTGTTCTTGAGATGGAGgttgagcaaataaataaaggaaattaTGAGCATTATATGCAGAAAGAAATTCATGAACAACCGGAATCTTTAAAAACCACGATGAGGGGGAGGCTTATACGTGGAGGCTCCTGCAAAGCCAAGACTGTACTTTTGGGTGGGCTGAAGGATCACCTTAAAACAATTAGGCGAAGTAGGCGGATTGTTTTTATTGGTTGTGGAACAAGCTACAATGCTGCTTTAGCTGCAAGACCCATCTTGGAAGAACTTTCTG GTGTCCCTGTTACGATGGAAATTGCTAGTGATCTCTTGGATAGACAAGGACCAATTTACAGAGAAGATACAGCTGTTTTTGTTAGTCAATCTGGCGAAACTGCAGATACTTTGCTTGCATTGGAATATGCTTTAGAAAATGGTGCATTATGTGTTGGCATAACCAACACTGTTGGTAGTGCAATAGCCAGGCATACACATTGTGGCATTCATATAAATGCTGGTTGTGAGATTGGCGTGGCCAGTACCAAG GCATACACAAGTCAAATAGTAGTGATGGCCATGTTAGCACTAGCGATCGGAGGTGATACAATTTCCaatcaagcaagaagagaggcTGTAATAGATGGCCTATTTGACTTGCCAA ACAATGTCAGAGAGGTGTTGAAGCTTGACCAAGAAATGAAGGATCTTGCAAAACTATTGGTTGCTGAGCAGTCACTCCTTGTGTTTGGGAGAGGCTACAATTATGCAACAGCTCTGGAGGGTGCTTTGAAAGTGAAGGAAGTGGCACTTATGCATAGTGAAGGAATACTTGCTGGTGAAATGAAACACGGTCCTTTGGCTTTAGTTGATGAAAATCTCCCTATTGTTGTGATTGCCACCCGTGATGCTTGCTTCAG CAAGCAGCAGTCTGTCATTCAGCAACTTCATGCCCGTAAAGGTCGCCTAATAGTGATGTGTTCAAAAGGAGATGCTAATGCTGTATGCCTCGGGGGATCTTGTCGAATAATAGAGGTTCCCCAGGTTGAGGATTGTCTTCAACCTGTAGTTAATATAATTCCGTTACAG TTGCTGGCTTATCATCTCACGGTTTTGAGGGGTTTCAACGTTGATCAGCCTCGGAATCTCGCCAAGAGTGTGACAACCCAGTAA